The following are encoded together in the Glycine max cultivar Williams 82 chromosome 8, Glycine_max_v4.0, whole genome shotgun sequence genome:
- the LOC100796823 gene encoding golgin candidate 2 has protein sequence MSNWISSKLKAAENILHQIDQQAAESLRKNEDFRLEEPSIDAPFKSGSGVSLKDQLKKKPLESNEYRGKLRSDPNFDGLKATASAPKLSPKSGPTLTDDDWTELLSAPSPTQSIASASGGNHGNGLPAPRGLGRSSSRKQKGLSSGSLATDVKRNPRTGNSGLRSLQKSDSVKEVKLSRKASDDGKESTSSTSTGRNFAVESETDGKWGKGLEYADKDSSEKLVVEEKRNEENQHRFNYRDISPPELLQEDDKTLAAETLLAWGVDEDQEAKIVEDVDGNQSRSMIQGRHELNSISDDLKRGSPVASDGISDSDTDSGSTSDSESEHEREERRKRRERILAEKVAAKAINAIKERENIVAKLEGEKESLEKILEERAKQQAQEASQLQSTMMETMEAVELEKQKHNNTRMEVLARLAKLETVNADLARSLAAVQWSLEVEVKQVSELRQQISSKELFHEELRRRMKNPRQTGASQNQLVSKSVELEREIHEAEHSLINNKVAQLQEKARKLEADIEMTRKEIEEPTEVEVELKRRLQQMTDHLIQKQAKVESLSSEKASLVFRIEAVSRLLDENMSASGAANMNPASSSSDLESGLWELSNSKLKPMLKARIHSGKIQLGSLLQQLDYIFVTGALFLKRNSTAKLWALIYLVCLHFWVFYILLSHSSPSNEGRSGAQISLENINNTGGV, from the exons ATGTCGAATTGGATCTCCTCCAAACTTAAAGCCGCAGAGAACATTCTCCACCAG ATCGATCAGCAAGCGGCTGAATCGCTTCGCAAGAACGAGGATTTTCGGTTGGAGGAACCGAGCATTGATGCTCCCTTCAAATCAGGGAGCGGTGTGTCTCTGAAGGATCAATTGAAGAAGAAGCCATTAGAGAGCAATGAGTATCGTGGAAAATTGCGCAGTGATCCCAATTTTGATGGGCTTAAAGCTACAGCAAGTGCACCCAAACTATCTCCCAAATCTGGCCCTACCCTAACAGATGATGATTGGACTGAACTCCTAAGTGCACCATCACCTACTCAGTCTATAGCTTCTGCTTCTGGGGGCAATCACGGTAATGGGTTACCTGCACCGCGTGGTTTGGGCAGAAGCAGTAGTAGGAAGCAGAAGGGTTTGTCTTCAGGGTCATTGGCGACAGATGTAAAAAGGAATCCAAGAACTGGTAACAGTGGTCTGAGGTCCTTGCAGAAGTCGGACTCTGTCAAAGAAGTTAAATTGAGTAGAAAAGCCAGTGATGATGGGAAGGAATCTACCTCTTCGACTTCGACGGGGAGGAATTTTGCTGTTGAATCGGAGACCGATGGTAAATGGGGTAAAGGACTGGAGTATGCTGACAAGGACAGTTCTGAGAAGCTTGTGGTTGAGGaaaagagaaatgaagaaaatcaGCACCGTTTTAATTATAGGGACATTTCTCCACCAGAATTGTTGCAGGAAGACGACAAAACTTTGGCTGCAGAAACATTACTAGCATGGGGGGTGGATGAGGACCAAGAAGCTAAGATTGTGGAAGATGTTGATGGTAATCAATCGAGAAGCATGATACAAGGGAGGCATGAACTTAATTCAATATCTGATGATTTGAAAAGGGGTTCTCCTGTGGCTAGTGATGGAATTTCTGATTCAGATACAGATTCTGGTTCAACATCTGATTCTGAAAGTGAACATGAGAGGGAGGAAAGGAGAAAGAGGAGGGAAAGGATTCTGGCTGAGAAAGTAGCAGCTAAAGCAATAAATGCTATCAAGGAGCGGGAGAATATAGTGGCCAAATTAGAGGGGGAGAAGGAAAGTCTAGAGAAAATACTTGAGGAGCGAGCTAAACAACAAGCACAAGAG GCTTCACAGCTTCAGAGCACTATGATGGAAACAATGGAAGCTGTTGAGTTAGAAAAGCAGAAACATAATAATACTAGAATGGAAGTTCTTGCACGTTTAGCTAAACTGGAG ACTGTCAATGCTGATCTTGCAAGATCCCTTGCAGCTGTGCAGTGGAGCCTTGAAGTTGAG gttAAGCAAGTATCAGAACTCAGACAGCAAATCAGTTCGAAAGAGTTGTTTCACGAAG AACTCAGAAGGCGAATGAAGAATCCTCGTCAAACTGGAGCTTCACAAAATCAA CTAGTTTCAAAAAGCGTTGAGTTGGAACGGGAAATCCACGAGGCAGAGCactctttaattaataataaagttgCACAGTTGCAGGAAAAG GCAAGGAAGCTAGAAGCTGATATTGAAATGACAAGGAAGGAGATAGAAGAGCCAACAGAAGTGGAAGTTGAGCTCAAGCGAAGGCTTCAACAAATGACTGACCATTTAATACAGAAACAAGCAAAG GTTGAGTCACTCTCTTCTGAGAAGGCAAGTCTTGTATTCAGAATTGAG GCTGTCTCAAGGTTGCTGGATGAGAACATGTCAGCATCAGGTGCAGCAAACATGAATCCTGCCTCTTCATCAAGTGACTTAGAATCAGGATTGTGGGAGCTCTCCAATTCAAAGTTGAAGCCTATGCTAAAAGCCAGAATTCATTCTGGCAAGATACAGCTTGGATCATTGCTTCAACaacttgattatatttttgtgacTGGAGCACTTTTTCTGAAAAGGAACTCAACGGCAAAATTGTGGGCTTTGATATATCTTGTTTGCCTTCATTTCTGGgtgttttatattcttttatcacATTCTAGCCCATCAAATGAGGGTAGATCTGGTGCCCAGATCTCACTGGAGAACATTAATAACACTGGTGGAGTATGA
- the LOC100784107 gene encoding ras-related protein RABA6b isoform X1, giving the protein MADAFDEECDYLFKAVLIGDSGVGKSNLLSRFAKDEFRLDSKPTIGVEFAYRNIKVGDKLIKAQIWDTAGQERFRAITSSYYRGALGAMLVYDISRRSSYENVSKWLLELREFGGEDMVVVLVGNKCDLDGQSREVDKEEGKGFAETEGLCFMETSALKNLNVEEVFLQMITRIYDMTSQKNLAAKMDEKPINLLNGKEIHIADEVTATKQSSTCCSR; this is encoded by the exons ATGGCTGATGCATTTGATGAAGAGTGTGATTATCTCTTCAAAGCTGTTTTGATCGGAGACTCCGGAGTTGGGAAATCAAATCTGCTCTCAAGGTTTGCAAAAGATGAATTCCGGTTGGATTCCAAACCCACCATTGGAGTTGAATTTGCTTACCGGAACATCAAGGTTGGAGACAAACTCATCAAAGCTCAAATATGGGACACTGCTGGCCAAGAAAG GTTTAGAGCAATCACAAGTTCATACTATAGAGGAGCCTTAGGGGCAATGCTAGTGTATGACATAAGCAGGAGATCAAGTTATGAGAATGTGAGCAAATGGCTACTGGAGCTGAGGGAGTTTGGAGGCGAGGACATGGTGGTTGTTCTGGTGGGAAACAAATGTGATCTGGATGGTCAATCAAGAGAAGTTgacaaagaagaaggaaaagggtttGCGGAAACAGAAGGATTATGCTTCATGGAAACCTCTGCTTTGAAGAATCTCAACGTTGAGGAAGTTTTCTTACAAATGATCACAAGGATTTATGACATGACAAGCCAGAAAAATTTGGCAGCTAAAATGGACGAGAAACCGATTAATCTTTTGAATGGGAAGGAGATCCATATAGCTGATGAAGTCACTGCAACTAAACAATCTAGTACTTGCTGTTCAAGATGA
- the LOC100783041 gene encoding putative pentatricopeptide repeat-containing protein At1g12700, mitochondrial isoform X2 — protein sequence MLNGSRYVLPRSIHILFFSQHVRFFGHLHPPKFHTVDDTLLSFNRMLRKHPPPPIFVFDKLLGAIVRMGHYPTAISLFSQLHSKGITPSIATLTILINCYCHQAHLSFAFSLLGTILKMGFQPNMVTFNTLINGFCINGMVSKAMAFRLDLMAKGYPLDEFSYGSLINGLCKNGQTRDALQLLQKMEEDLVRPNLITYSTVIDGLCKDRLIADALRLFSLVTSRGILVDVVAYNSLIHGCCSVGQWREATRLLTMMVRGNINPDDYTFNILVDALCKEGRIVEAQGVFAVMMKRGEKPDIVTYNALMEGFCLSNNVSEARELFNRMVKRGLEPDVLNYNVLINGYCKIDMVDEAMVLFKEIRCKNLVPNLATYNSLIDGLCKLGRMSCVQELVDEMCDRGQSPDIVTYNIFLDAFCKSKPYEKAISLFRQIVQGIWPDFYMYDVIVENFCKGEKLKIAEEALQHLLIHGCCPNVRTYTIMINALCKDCSFDEAMTLLSKMDDNDCPPDAVTFETIIGALQERNETDKAEKLRLEMIERGLVNDEARLVHEQ from the exons aTGCTGAATGGAAGTAGGTATGTCCTCCCTCGCAGCATTCACATACTCTTTTTTTCTCAACATGTGAGGTTCTTTGGTCATTTGCATCCCCCTAAATTTCACACTGTAGACGATACCCTTCTTTCCTTCAATCGCATGCTCCGAAAGCACCCTCCCCCACCCATTTTCGTATTCGACAAGCTTCTGGGAGCCATTGTAAGGATGGGTCATTACCCCACCGCCATTTCCCTCTTCTCCCAACTTCACTCAAAGGGAATCACCCCTTCCATCGCCACTCTCACCATCTTGATCAATTGCTACTGCCACCAGGCTCACCTCTCTTTCGCCTTCTCTCTTCTGGGAACCATTCTCAAGATGGGGTTTCAGCCCAACATGGTCACTTTCAACACTCTCATCAACGGTTTCTGCATCAATGGTATGGTCTCTAAAGCTATGGCCTTTCGCCTCGACCTTATGGCAAAAGGGTATCCTTTGGATGAGTTCTCATATGGCTCTTTGATCAATGGCCTGTGTAAAAATGGACAAACTAGAGATGCCCTTCAATTGCTGCAAAAGATGGAAGAGGATTTGGTTCGGCCTAATCTCATTACCTATAGCACAGTCATTGATGGGCTGTGCAAAGATAGACTTATAGCCGATGCCCTCCGTTTGTTTTCTCTGGTCACTTCAAGGGggattttggttgatgttgtCGCCTACAATTCTCTCATCCATGGCTGTTGTAGTGTCGGTCAATGGCGAGAAGCAACTCGATTGCTAACTATGATGGTGCGGGGGAACATCAACCCAGATGATTATACCTTTAACATATTGGTTGATGCGTTGTGTAAAGAAGGAAGGATTGTGGAAGCTCAAGGCGTGTTCGCTGTGATGATGAAAAGAGGCGAGAAGCCTGACATTGTTACTTACAATGCCTTGATGGAAGGGTTTTGTTTAAGCAATAATGTTAGTGAGGCAAGAGAACTATTCAACAGGATGGTCAAAAGAGGCTTGGAACCTGATGTCTTGAATTATAATGTCTTGATTAATGGTTATTGCAAGATTGACATGGTAGATGAAGCCATGGTTCTCTTTAAAGAGATACGTTGTAAAAATTTAGTCCCTAATCTTGCTACTTATAATTCTCTTATTGATGGCTTATGCAAATTGGGGAGAATGTCATGTGTGCAGGAGCTTGTTGATGAAATGTGTGATAGGGGCCAATCCCCTGATATAGTCActtacaacatttttttagatGCTTTTTGCAAAAGCAAACCTTATGAGAAGGCAATCTCATTATTTCGACAAATTGTCCAAGGAATTTGGCCTGATTTTTACATGTATGATGTGATTGTAGAAAATTTCTGCAAAGGTGAAAAATTAAAGATTGCAGAAGAAGCTCTTCAACATCTTTTGATACATGGCTGTTGTCCAAATGTCCGAACGTATACCATTATGATCAATGCCCTTTGTAAAGACTGCTCTTTTGATGAAGCTATGACCTTGCTTTCAAAAATGGATGACAATGATTGCCCCCCTGATGCTGTCACTTTTGAAACAATTATTGGTGCTCTCCAAGAAAGAAATGAGACTGATAAGGCAGAGAAACTTCGTCTGGAAATGATTGAAAGAGGTCTTGTAAACGATGAAGCAAG GTTGGTGCATGAACAGTGA
- the LOC100784636 gene encoding thaumatin-like protein, with protein MAMMGSMLLSLRPFLTTIFFLTLTVLKVSASSSVIFYNKCQHPVWPGIQPSAGKPVLARGGFKLAPNRAYSLQLPALWSGRFWGRHGCSFDAGGRGRCATGDCGGSLFCNGIGGSPPATLAEFTLGNEQDFYDVSLVDGYNLPISITPFKGSGKCSYAGCVSDLNTMCPVGLQVRSRDNKRVVACKSACSAFNSPRYCCTGSYGSPQACKPTVYSKIFKTACPKAYSYAYDDPTSIATCTKANYLVTFCPHRR; from the coding sequence ATGGCCATGATGGGCTCAATGCTGCTCAGTCTCAGACCCTTTCTCACCACCATCTTCTTTCTCACACTCACAGTGCTCAAGGTTTCAGCATCATCCTCAGTGATTTTCTACAACAAGTGCCAGCACCCAGTGTGGCCCGGGATCCAGCCCAGCGCAGGAAAGCCCGTTCTGGCCCGCGGAGGCTTCAAGCTCGCCCCAAACCGGGCCTACTCCCTCCAGCTCCCCGCTCTATGGTCCGGGCGCTTCTGGGGCCGCCACGGCTGTTCCTTCGACGCCGGCGGCCGGGGGCGCTGCGCCACCGGGGACTGCGGCGGGTCCCTGTTCTGCAACGGCATCGGCGGAAGCCCACCGGCGACCCTGGCGGAGTTCACCCTGGGCAACGAGCAGGACTTCTACGACGTGAGCCTGGTGGACGGGTACAACCTACCCATCTCCATCACCCCCTTCAAGGGATCCGGAAAATGCAGCTACGCCGGGTGCGTGAGCGACCTCAACACCATGTGCCCCGTTGGCCTCCAAGTGCGCTCACGCGACAACAAGCGCGTGGTGGCCTGCAAGAGCGCTTGCTCCGCTTTCAACTCCCCCAGGTACTGCTGCACGGGCTCCTATGGAAGCCCACAGGCCTGCAAGCCCACCGTCTATTCCAAGATCTTCAAGACCGCATGCCCCAAGGCCTACTCCTATGCCTATGATGACCCCACCAGCATCGCTACTTGCACCAAAGCTAACTATTTGGTCACCTTCTGCCCCCATCGCCGCTAG
- the LOC100784107 gene encoding ras-related protein RABA6b isoform X2 — protein sequence MINEFHAWIWICEYRNLFTKTNTAFVSFKNPKRILPPRFRAITSSYYRGALGAMLVYDISRRSSYENVSKWLLELREFGGEDMVVVLVGNKCDLDGQSREVDKEEGKGFAETEGLCFMETSALKNLNVEEVFLQMITRIYDMTSQKNLAAKMDEKPINLLNGKEIHIADEVTATKQSSTCCSR from the exons ATGATTAATGAATTCCAtgcttggatttggatttgtgAATACAGAAACTTGTTCACGAAAACGAATACTGCATTTGTATCATTCAAAAATCCAAAACGTATCCTCCCTCCAAG GTTTAGAGCAATCACAAGTTCATACTATAGAGGAGCCTTAGGGGCAATGCTAGTGTATGACATAAGCAGGAGATCAAGTTATGAGAATGTGAGCAAATGGCTACTGGAGCTGAGGGAGTTTGGAGGCGAGGACATGGTGGTTGTTCTGGTGGGAAACAAATGTGATCTGGATGGTCAATCAAGAGAAGTTgacaaagaagaaggaaaagggtttGCGGAAACAGAAGGATTATGCTTCATGGAAACCTCTGCTTTGAAGAATCTCAACGTTGAGGAAGTTTTCTTACAAATGATCACAAGGATTTATGACATGACAAGCCAGAAAAATTTGGCAGCTAAAATGGACGAGAAACCGATTAATCTTTTGAATGGGAAGGAGATCCATATAGCTGATGAAGTCACTGCAACTAAACAATCTAGTACTTGCTGTTCAAGATGA
- the LOC100783041 gene encoding putative pentatricopeptide repeat-containing protein At1g12700, mitochondrial isoform X1, whose translation MLNGSRYVLPRSIHILFFSQHVRFFGHLHPPKFHTVDDTLLSFNRMLRKHPPPPIFVFDKLLGAIVRMGHYPTAISLFSQLHSKGITPSIATLTILINCYCHQAHLSFAFSLLGTILKMGFQPNMVTFNTLINGFCINGMVSKAMAFRLDLMAKGYPLDEFSYGSLINGLCKNGQTRDALQLLQKMEEDLVRPNLITYSTVIDGLCKDRLIADALRLFSLVTSRGILVDVVAYNSLIHGCCSVGQWREATRLLTMMVRGNINPDDYTFNILVDALCKEGRIVEAQGVFAVMMKRGEKPDIVTYNALMEGFCLSNNVSEARELFNRMVKRGLEPDVLNYNVLINGYCKIDMVDEAMVLFKEIRCKNLVPNLATYNSLIDGLCKLGRMSCVQELVDEMCDRGQSPDIVTYNIFLDAFCKSKPYEKAISLFRQIVQGIWPDFYMYDVIVENFCKGEKLKIAEEALQHLLIHGCCPNVRTYTIMINALCKDCSFDEAMTLLSKMDDNDCPPDAVTFETIIGALQERNETDKAEKLRLEMIERGLVNDEARVVKSGAIAG comes from the exons aTGCTGAATGGAAGTAGGTATGTCCTCCCTCGCAGCATTCACATACTCTTTTTTTCTCAACATGTGAGGTTCTTTGGTCATTTGCATCCCCCTAAATTTCACACTGTAGACGATACCCTTCTTTCCTTCAATCGCATGCTCCGAAAGCACCCTCCCCCACCCATTTTCGTATTCGACAAGCTTCTGGGAGCCATTGTAAGGATGGGTCATTACCCCACCGCCATTTCCCTCTTCTCCCAACTTCACTCAAAGGGAATCACCCCTTCCATCGCCACTCTCACCATCTTGATCAATTGCTACTGCCACCAGGCTCACCTCTCTTTCGCCTTCTCTCTTCTGGGAACCATTCTCAAGATGGGGTTTCAGCCCAACATGGTCACTTTCAACACTCTCATCAACGGTTTCTGCATCAATGGTATGGTCTCTAAAGCTATGGCCTTTCGCCTCGACCTTATGGCAAAAGGGTATCCTTTGGATGAGTTCTCATATGGCTCTTTGATCAATGGCCTGTGTAAAAATGGACAAACTAGAGATGCCCTTCAATTGCTGCAAAAGATGGAAGAGGATTTGGTTCGGCCTAATCTCATTACCTATAGCACAGTCATTGATGGGCTGTGCAAAGATAGACTTATAGCCGATGCCCTCCGTTTGTTTTCTCTGGTCACTTCAAGGGggattttggttgatgttgtCGCCTACAATTCTCTCATCCATGGCTGTTGTAGTGTCGGTCAATGGCGAGAAGCAACTCGATTGCTAACTATGATGGTGCGGGGGAACATCAACCCAGATGATTATACCTTTAACATATTGGTTGATGCGTTGTGTAAAGAAGGAAGGATTGTGGAAGCTCAAGGCGTGTTCGCTGTGATGATGAAAAGAGGCGAGAAGCCTGACATTGTTACTTACAATGCCTTGATGGAAGGGTTTTGTTTAAGCAATAATGTTAGTGAGGCAAGAGAACTATTCAACAGGATGGTCAAAAGAGGCTTGGAACCTGATGTCTTGAATTATAATGTCTTGATTAATGGTTATTGCAAGATTGACATGGTAGATGAAGCCATGGTTCTCTTTAAAGAGATACGTTGTAAAAATTTAGTCCCTAATCTTGCTACTTATAATTCTCTTATTGATGGCTTATGCAAATTGGGGAGAATGTCATGTGTGCAGGAGCTTGTTGATGAAATGTGTGATAGGGGCCAATCCCCTGATATAGTCActtacaacatttttttagatGCTTTTTGCAAAAGCAAACCTTATGAGAAGGCAATCTCATTATTTCGACAAATTGTCCAAGGAATTTGGCCTGATTTTTACATGTATGATGTGATTGTAGAAAATTTCTGCAAAGGTGAAAAATTAAAGATTGCAGAAGAAGCTCTTCAACATCTTTTGATACATGGCTGTTGTCCAAATGTCCGAACGTATACCATTATGATCAATGCCCTTTGTAAAGACTGCTCTTTTGATGAAGCTATGACCTTGCTTTCAAAAATGGATGACAATGATTGCCCCCCTGATGCTGTCACTTTTGAAACAATTATTGGTGCTCTCCAAGAAAGAAATGAGACTGATAAGGCAGAGAAACTTCGTCTGGAAATGATTGAAAGAGGTCTTGTAAACGATGAAGCAAG GGTTGTCAAAAGCGGTGCTATAGCAGGGTAG
- the LOC100783572 gene encoding calcium-binding allergen Ole e 8 — protein sequence MATNPIEAGNGDAAPNPNATTKSSVYLQDSEELKRVFSRFDANGDGKISVSELDNVLRSLGSGVPPEELQRVMEDLDTDHDGFINLSEFAAFCRSDTADGGDTELHDAFNLYDQDKNGLISATELCQVLNRLGMKCSVEECHNMIKSVDSDGDGNVNFPEFKRMMSNNRENASNAEEKTD from the coding sequence ATGGCCACGAATCCAATCGAAGCGGGGAACGGCGACGCTGCTCCCAACCCTAACGCGACTACCAAATCCTCCGTGTACCTGCAAGACTCGGAGGAGCTGAAGCGAGTCTTCAGCCGCTTCGACGCCAACGGCGACGGCAAGATCTCCGTCTCGGAGTTGGACAACGTCCTCCGCTCCCTCGGATCCGGCGTCCCGCCGGAGGAGCTCCAGCGTGTCATGGAAGACCTTGACACCGATCACGACGGCTTCATTAACCTCTCGGAGTTCGCCGCCTTCTGCCGCTCCGACACCGCGGACGGCGGCGACACCGAGCTCCACGATGCCTTCAACCTGTACGATCAGGACAAGAACGGCCTCATATCCGCCACGGAGCTCTGCCAGGTGCTGAACCGCCTCGGAATGAAGTGCTCCGTGGAGGAATGCCACAACATGATCAAATCCGTGGATTCCGACGGCGACGGCAACGTCAACTTCCCCGAGTTCAAGCGGATGATGAGCAACAATCGCGAAAATGCTAGCAATGCTGAAGAAAAAACAGATTAG